In Rubidibacter lacunae KORDI 51-2, one genomic interval encodes:
- a CDS encoding type 1 glutamine amidotransferase, giving the protein MSASDPQTLTIGWLYPTLMSTYGDRGNVICLQRRAQWRGFDVRVVRLDLDASADDFALIDLFVGGGAQDRQQEIVMRDLRGAKADTLSDRIEAGVPGSFTCGSPQLLGHYYEPALGQRIAGLGIFDFVTKHPGPDAARCIGNVVYELTAQPLATEIATDTGTTPLAIGFENHGGRTYLGDVQPLGQVLYGNGNNGKDGTEGAFYRRAIATYAHGPLLPKNPAIADWLLRAALEQKTGKPVTLIPLDDALVQPARSALLQRLGLQETASSRHK; this is encoded by the coding sequence ATGTCTGCGTCAGATCCTCAAACCCTTACCATTGGTTGGCTCTATCCAACATTAATGAGCACTTACGGCGATCGCGGCAACGTTATTTGCTTGCAGCGACGTGCTCAATGGCGAGGCTTTGACGTGCGCGTAGTCCGCCTCGATCTCGACGCCAGCGCCGATGACTTTGCGCTAATCGATCTCTTCGTCGGCGGCGGCGCTCAAGATCGGCAACAAGAAATTGTCATGCGCGACCTGCGCGGAGCAAAAGCCGACACCCTATCCGATCGGATTGAAGCCGGCGTGCCCGGTTCCTTTACCTGCGGTTCACCGCAACTGCTCGGTCACTACTACGAACCCGCACTTGGGCAGCGCATTGCTGGATTGGGCATCTTCGACTTTGTCACCAAACATCCCGGACCCGACGCGGCGCGCTGTATCGGCAACGTCGTATACGAACTGACTGCCCAACCACTGGCAACCGAAATTGCTACCGATACTGGGACAACCCCCCTCGCGATCGGCTTTGAAAACCATGGCGGTCGTACCTATCTCGGAGATGTGCAACCTCTCGGGCAAGTCCTCTACGGCAACGGCAACAACGGCAAAGACGGAACCGAGGGTGCCTTTTACCGCCGCGCAATTGCTACCTACGCTCACGGTCCGCTCCTGCCCAAAAACCCCGCCATCGCCGATTGGTTATTGCGCGCGGCCCTAGAGCAAAAAACTGGCAAACCTGTCACCCTAATCCCTCTAGACGATGCGCTCGTGCAGCCTGCCCGAAGTGCACTGTTGCAACGCTTGGGCTTGCAAGAAACGGCAAGCTCGCGTCATAAATAA
- a CDS encoding M16 family metallopeptidase — MTQLAPPLRHVRRTTLANGIEIVVVENPSADIIAGRLMFVDAGTRAETPDKAGLAHLLASVLTKGTEHRSAAEIAEAVESVGAGLGTDATSDYFGISLKTVSGDFVEIFDLVGELARAPSFPDAEVALERSLALQSLRARREQPFEVALEQLRGRMYGNHPYGRSSLGMEDTLGQLQREDLHRHHGKYLRPDRLVVSLSGRISIEEAADRVAAAFGDWSAPDEAVAAIAHPTPVPYPQRVLTEQDTQQAIVMLGYLTAPVRSEDYAPLKLLNSYLGNGLSSRLFVELREKLGLAYDVSAFYPTRVDDSHFITYIGTAPSNTAVALAGLHREVERLCALPLSTEELQVAKNKLLGQYALGKQSNSQLAQLFGWYVTLGLGVEFDTEFQAAIAAVTPEQACEVAQRYFEIEPYLSLVGPHEAIALASN, encoded by the coding sequence ATGACCCAACTCGCCCCTCCTTTAAGGCATGTCCGCCGGACAACCCTCGCAAATGGCATCGAGATCGTTGTCGTTGAAAATCCATCAGCCGATATCATTGCCGGTCGTCTGATGTTTGTAGATGCCGGGACGCGGGCGGAAACACCTGACAAGGCTGGGCTCGCACATCTGCTTGCATCCGTTTTGACTAAGGGAACGGAGCACCGCTCGGCTGCTGAAATTGCCGAGGCAGTGGAGTCAGTTGGTGCCGGTCTCGGGACAGATGCAACGTCCGATTACTTCGGCATCAGCCTGAAGACGGTGTCCGGAGATTTCGTCGAAATCTTTGACCTGGTGGGGGAGCTCGCGCGAGCTCCGTCGTTTCCGGATGCGGAAGTAGCACTCGAACGCTCTTTAGCGCTCCAAAGTCTCCGTGCCCGGCGGGAGCAGCCCTTCGAGGTTGCCTTAGAGCAATTGCGCGGTCGGATGTACGGCAACCACCCTTATGGCCGGTCCAGCTTAGGTATGGAAGATACCTTGGGTCAACTTCAGCGAGAGGATTTACATCGCCATCACGGTAAGTATTTGCGCCCCGATCGCTTAGTAGTGAGCTTGTCCGGTCGCATCAGCATTGAGGAAGCAGCCGATCGCGTGGCGGCGGCGTTTGGTGATTGGTCTGCTCCCGACGAAGCGGTAGCGGCAATTGCACATCCGACTCCGGTCCCTTATCCGCAAAGGGTCCTAACCGAGCAGGATACGCAGCAAGCGATCGTCATGCTCGGTTATTTGACAGCACCGGTTCGCAGTGAAGACTATGCCCCACTCAAGCTGCTGAATTCCTATCTTGGCAACGGGCTATCGAGCCGGCTATTTGTCGAACTGCGTGAAAAGCTCGGTCTAGCTTATGACGTGTCGGCGTTTTATCCCACGCGCGTCGATGACTCACACTTCATTACATATATTGGTACGGCTCCGAGCAATACGGCTGTGGCCCTCGCAGGGCTGCACCGAGAGGTCGAGCGCTTGTGCGCGTTACCGCTTTCAACAGAAGAGCTGCAAGTGGCGAAAAACAAGCTGCTAGGGCAGTACGCTTTGGGCAAGCAAAGCAACTCGCAACTCGCCCAGCTCTTCGGCTGGTACGTAACCCTCGGACTTGGGGTCGAGTTCGATACGGAATTTCAAGCTGCGATCGCGGCTGTGACGCCCGAACAAGCATGCGAGGTAGCTCAACGCTACTTCGAGATCGAGCCGTACCTGTCGCTGGTCGGACCGCACGAAGCGATCGCGTTAGCTTCCAATTAA
- a CDS encoding M16 family metallopeptidase, whose product MQLLQCSGLTADFPASITRFENGLTLIHQQTAGTPVAVADVWVRAGALHEPPNWSGMAHFLEHALFKGTPSLEPGEFDRHIEYCGGMANAATSYDYAHYFLTVATDRMPQVLPHLADILLHATVPDSEFDRERDVVLEELRACHDDPDWLGFQMLSASLYERHPYGRSILGTEAELRCYTPKMLRCFHRTHYQPDRMTVVLVGNFDAIEAGKWVASSFADFEAPLSCPPANVAAEPPAIGIRRSELRSPQLQQARLLMGWVGPGAECLDDAFALDVLSAVLTEGRSARWMRELREERQIVIDIGTSFSLQRDSSLFSIGAVLEPELVPYVENLLRDLLQELQDVPVNSAELKRAQRLLCNDYAFSTETPGQLAGLYGYYSTIASPELSATYPQRVQGVTPQDLQRIARQYLSTDRYAVTVMLPE is encoded by the coding sequence TTGCAACTGCTCCAATGCTCCGGTCTGACCGCCGATTTCCCCGCTAGCATTACGCGTTTCGAGAATGGCTTGACACTAATTCACCAACAGACTGCTGGTACGCCTGTTGCAGTTGCTGATGTGTGGGTGCGAGCAGGGGCTCTCCACGAGCCGCCGAATTGGTCGGGTATGGCACATTTCCTGGAGCACGCCCTGTTTAAAGGCACCCCATCCCTCGAGCCTGGCGAGTTCGACCGCCACATCGAATACTGCGGAGGAATGGCTAACGCCGCAACAAGCTATGACTATGCCCACTACTTTTTAACAGTGGCGACCGATCGCATGCCGCAGGTACTACCGCACCTGGCAGACATTCTTTTGCACGCAACTGTGCCCGATAGCGAGTTCGACCGCGAGCGCGACGTAGTCCTCGAAGAACTACGTGCCTGCCACGACGACCCCGACTGGCTGGGTTTTCAGATGCTGAGTGCAAGCCTCTACGAGCGCCATCCCTACGGGCGTTCGATTTTGGGGACGGAGGCCGAACTGAGATGCTACACGCCGAAGATGCTGCGATGTTTTCACCGCACGCACTACCAACCGGATCGCATGACTGTCGTGCTAGTTGGCAACTTCGATGCCATAGAAGCCGGCAAGTGGGTTGCCAGTAGCTTCGCCGACTTCGAAGCGCCATTATCCTGTCCGCCAGCTAACGTTGCTGCCGAACCGCCAGCTATTGGTATCCGCCGCTCCGAGTTGCGATCGCCTCAGCTGCAGCAAGCGCGATTATTAATGGGTTGGGTCGGTCCGGGTGCCGAATGTTTGGATGATGCGTTCGCGTTAGACGTGCTGTCGGCAGTATTAACGGAAGGGCGATCGGCACGCTGGATGCGCGAGTTACGAGAAGAACGCCAAATCGTAATCGACATCGGCACGTCATTTTCGCTGCAGCGCGACTCAAGCTTGTTCTCGATCGGTGCTGTTCTAGAACCAGAACTGGTTCCCTATGTGGAAAACCTTTTGCGCGACCTTTTGCAGGAACTGCAGGACGTTCCCGTAAACTCAGCCGAACTAAAAAGGGCGCAGCGCCTGCTTTGTAACGACTATGCCTTTTCCACGGAGACCCCCGGGCAGCTTGCCGGGCTCTACGGCTACTACAGCACGATCGCGTCGCCGGAACTTTCGGCAACCTATCCGCAGCGCGTCCAAGGTGTGACTCCCCAGGACTTACAACGCATCGCGCGACAGTATCTTTCCACCGATCGCTATGCCGTTACGGTTATGCTGCCCGAGTAA